A portion of the Syntrophaceae bacterium genome contains these proteins:
- a CDS encoding type II secretion system protein, whose protein sequence is MNPLVSADRCRSQKGFTLVEIIAVLVILGILSAVAAPKFVGLKAEAENRAAMQAVMEAQNRLTNQYAIKLMTSREEADDLNAILSSVSTDAGDYRLSFAVAGSEIEITATGIPERGASGTARGKWRSR, encoded by the coding sequence ATGAACCCGCTTGTCAGCGCAGACCGGTGCCGCAGCCAGAAGGGCTTCACCCTTGTGGAGATCATTGCCGTGCTCGTAATCCTGGGCATCCTGAGCGCCGTGGCCGCGCCGAAGTTCGTGGGTCTGAAAGCGGAAGCCGAAAACAGGGCCGCCATGCAGGCCGTGATGGAGGCGCAGAACAGGCTCACGAACCAGTACGCCATCAAGCTGATGACTTCCCGGGAAGAGGCAGACGACCTGAACGCCATCCTCTCCTCGGTGAGCACCGATGCCGGCGACTACCGGTTGAGCTTTGCCGTGGCGGGAAGCGAGATCGAGATCACGGCGACCGGCATCCCGGAGAGGGGGGCATCCGGGACGGCGAGGGGGAAATGGAGAAGCCGGTAG
- a CDS encoding DUF3391 domain-containing protein — protein sequence MQQSIPVNELKVGMQVTIPGSWFRHPFVRSRFTLNSQRDIEKMKHWGVKTVSVDTPRTVTAPILDGGLPGFPDTAVQQEPIQPSLMETMHDRGVAPDCRAAAVKACSKMVMQRLMESTPDEETIQEAKEGFYEVIDCILEVDHLSRYLLSIRDHDAYTYTHSVNVGVLSLLVARKYFGRSDRHDLRELGIGFFLHDLGKTRVNPGVITKEGLLDDEELTEMRRHPLYGFDILKETNQLTTECKLIVLEHHERDDGRGYPYGLFGGEIHVYARICALVDVYDALTSDRPYRRKMTPFQALNLIKGRLYDRTQKELFETLVMVLGEN from the coding sequence ATGCAGCAGTCGATCCCAGTCAATGAGTTGAAAGTCGGGATGCAGGTGACCATCCCGGGGTCGTGGTTCCGGCACCCCTTCGTCCGGAGCCGCTTCACCCTCAACTCGCAGCGGGACATTGAGAAGATGAAACACTGGGGCGTCAAGACGGTGAGCGTCGATACCCCGAGGACCGTCACGGCGCCCATCCTCGACGGGGGCCTGCCCGGGTTCCCCGATACCGCCGTGCAGCAGGAACCGATCCAGCCGTCGCTGATGGAGACGATGCACGACCGGGGCGTCGCCCCCGACTGCAGGGCCGCCGCCGTGAAAGCCTGCTCCAAGATGGTCATGCAGCGGCTCATGGAAAGCACCCCCGACGAGGAGACCATCCAGGAGGCCAAAGAGGGGTTCTACGAGGTCATCGACTGCATCCTGGAGGTGGATCATCTGAGCCGCTACCTTCTTTCCATCCGGGATCACGACGCGTACACCTACACGCACTCCGTCAACGTGGGGGTCCTGTCGCTGCTGGTCGCCCGGAAATACTTCGGGCGATCCGACCGCCATGACCTGCGCGAACTCGGCATCGGGTTTTTCCTGCACGACCTGGGGAAGACCCGTGTCAACCCCGGGGTGATCACGAAGGAGGGTCTGCTGGACGACGAGGAATTGACGGAGATGCGCAGGCACCCCCTCTACGGGTTCGACATCCTGAAGGAAACGAACCAGCTGACCACCGAGTGCAAGCTGATTGTCCTCGAGCATCACGAGCGGGATGACGGGCGGGGCTACCCCTACGGCCTTTTCGGGGGCGAGATTCATGTCTACGCCCGGATCTGCGCGCTCGTGGACGTCTACGACGCCCTGACATCGGACCGCCCCTACCGTCGCAAGATGACCCCCTTCCAGGCGCTCAACCTCATCAAGGGCAGGCTCTACGACAGGA